In the Flavobacterium pallidum genome, one interval contains:
- a CDS encoding HAD family hydrolase has product MNIKVIAFDADDTLWVNEPYFQETEEKFCELLAPYLSRHTLSQELFKTEIANLRLYGYGIKGYILSMIEAALQISNNTISNEVIAKIIQYGKELLEKPIELLDGVEEVLETLNPKYKIVVATKGDLLDQRRKLHNSGLGKYFHHIEVMSDKQEVDYSDLVKRLDIHPSEFLMIGNSLKSDVLPVLGIGGHAIHIPFHTTWAHEKIDHQVVHENFRDFEKIKDVLYLFQ; this is encoded by the coding sequence ATGAATATCAAAGTAATCGCCTTCGATGCTGACGACACCCTTTGGGTAAATGAGCCTTATTTCCAGGAAACTGAAGAAAAATTCTGTGAATTGCTGGCACCATATTTGTCAAGGCACACCTTATCACAGGAACTTTTTAAGACTGAGATTGCCAATCTTCGTTTGTACGGTTATGGCATTAAAGGCTATATACTCTCCATGATTGAAGCGGCTTTGCAAATTTCGAACAACACCATCAGCAATGAGGTGATTGCCAAGATTATCCAATATGGAAAGGAACTTCTGGAAAAACCAATTGAATTACTCGATGGCGTGGAAGAAGTGCTTGAAACCCTGAACCCGAAATATAAAATTGTCGTAGCAACAAAAGGGGACTTACTGGACCAAAGGCGTAAACTCCACAATTCGGGATTGGGGAAATATTTCCATCATATTGAAGTGATGTCGGACAAGCAGGAAGTCGATTATTCCGATCTGGTGAAACGCCTTGACATTCATCCCTCTGAATTCCTTATGATTGGAAATTCCTTAAAGTCGGATGTACTCCCGGTTTTGGGAATCGGCGGGCATGCCATTCATATTCCGTTCCATACAACCTGGGCTCATGAGAAAATCGACCATCAGGTGGTTCATGAGAATTTCCGAGACTTTGAAAAAATCAAGGATGTCCTTTACCTTTTCCAATGA
- a CDS encoding Rossmann-fold NAD(P)-binding domain-containing protein, translating to MRKISVLGCGWLGLPLATDLIKTGFSVNGSTTTEEKMPILKSFGINPFSISVNADGVRGDITSFLNSCDTLIVDFPPKLRGDASENFVSKVRNLIPFIESSTVAHVIFISSISVYGENQGIVTASTLPEPVTESGMQLLEAEQLLMENTHFTTTIVRFGGLVGNDRHPVYHLAGRTDLDNPGAPINLIHITDCLGIILSIVNKNVSGEIFNTVAPFHPSRKDYYSAKAASMGLAEPHFKEEATGTGKVIDSNKLRQVLDYEFSVTEKI from the coding sequence ATGCGGAAAATTAGTGTGCTGGGCTGTGGGTGGCTCGGCCTTCCTTTAGCGACAGATCTGATTAAAACAGGTTTCTCAGTGAACGGCTCGACGACTACTGAAGAGAAAATGCCCATCCTTAAAAGTTTTGGCATCAATCCTTTTTCAATTTCTGTAAATGCTGATGGAGTTCGGGGTGATATCACTTCATTCCTCAATTCGTGTGATACATTGATTGTTGATTTCCCGCCTAAATTGAGGGGAGATGCTTCAGAAAATTTCGTTTCTAAAGTAAGGAATCTTATTCCGTTTATTGAAAGCAGTACTGTTGCTCATGTGATATTTATAAGCTCTATATCCGTGTACGGCGAAAATCAGGGTATTGTTACTGCATCCACATTGCCTGAACCGGTTACGGAATCCGGAATGCAATTGCTCGAAGCCGAACAACTTTTAATGGAAAACACTCACTTTACTACGACCATCGTGCGCTTTGGAGGGCTTGTCGGAAACGATCGCCATCCGGTTTATCATCTTGCCGGAAGGACAGATTTGGACAACCCTGGAGCTCCCATAAACCTGATCCACATCACAGATTGTTTAGGGATTATTTTGTCGATAGTCAACAAAAACGTTTCGGGCGAGATTTTCAATACCGTGGCACCATTCCATCCTTCGCGAAAAGATTACTATAGCGCAAAAGCGGCTTCAATGGGTTTGGCCGAACCACATTTTAAAGAAGAGGCAACGGGAACAGGCAAAGTTATTGACAGCAATAAATTGCGGCAGGTTTTGGACTATGAATTTTCTGTTACCGAAAAAATATAA
- a CDS encoding M20/M25/M40 family metallo-hydrolase, producing the protein MKKKFGSLPTIFALSAIIVFIFYSMMPNSVTDQNLPMSEFSTKRALKIVAEIAEKPHYIGSANHDAVAEYITGELKNLGLETEIQQGYSLTEWGSLTKSKNIIATMKGTGGEKSLLLLSHYDSAPHSKSYGAADDASGVATILEGVRAFLHQKTVHKNDIVILFTDAEEIGLNGAALFVQQHALARNVGAVINFEARGTSGPSYMLMEVNKGNAEMVRHFSESNVPYPACNSLMYSIYKMLPNDTDLTVFRENGKIQGFNFAFIDDHFNYHTQQDDLQHLNPASLAHHGSYLMPLMKHFSDADLASLDTPDDSVYFNIPYGFINYPFSWNFPLFIISIVIFCGLLFVGFGKRVLNGKDIGRGFLVFSGAVFVAGILAFLGWRAILAAYPQYTDIQQGFTYNGHDYIAAFIMLGLAAALWFYRRNIPEMQTMNYAVAPILLWILINGGIASFLPGAGFFIIPTLAALIGFAYFIVTQKTSQFLNVLLAIPALALVAPFLLALPVGLGLKMLYGVVALAVLVFGLMLPVFGTMAAKGRWVVVFLLGSIGFMLHAHMHSGFEPGKAKPNSLLYYYDAEKQKAYWTTYDNKPDEWTKLYLGDHPKKATLLNKDKLYSKYDSDFSWCAEAPLKDLAAPQIDFIKDTIIGNFRYFNIKITPNRKVNRYDIFAAEKMKLYNLKANGIAHLNQKGSLYKRKGKRILSYYVVDNEPLEMAFAVDRNTVFDMSLLESSFDLLENPMFSIAKRPLSTMPSPFVLNDAVAVRMKIKASPRRPEIIAPPIENIRSNAEN; encoded by the coding sequence ATGAAAAAGAAATTCGGTTCCCTCCCCACAATATTTGCTTTATCAGCCATCATTGTTTTTATTTTTTATTCGATGATGCCGAACTCGGTTACGGATCAAAACCTGCCCATGTCTGAGTTCTCAACGAAACGCGCTTTAAAGATTGTGGCTGAAATCGCTGAGAAACCCCACTATATCGGCTCAGCAAATCATGATGCCGTTGCCGAATACATCACAGGGGAACTTAAGAACCTGGGATTAGAAACCGAAATCCAGCAAGGATACAGCCTTACAGAATGGGGAAGCCTTACAAAATCCAAAAATATCATTGCTACGATGAAAGGCACTGGCGGCGAAAAATCGCTGTTGCTGCTTTCCCATTATGACAGCGCCCCGCATTCGAAATCTTACGGTGCTGCGGACGATGCAAGTGGTGTCGCGACGATCCTGGAAGGTGTAAGGGCATTTCTGCATCAAAAGACAGTCCATAAAAACGATATTGTCATTTTGTTTACTGATGCGGAAGAAATAGGATTGAACGGCGCAGCGCTGTTCGTACAGCAGCATGCTTTGGCCAGGAATGTCGGGGCTGTAATCAATTTTGAGGCGCGCGGCACTTCCGGCCCGTCATATATGCTGATGGAAGTTAACAAGGGAAACGCAGAAATGGTGCGGCATTTTTCAGAATCAAATGTCCCTTATCCTGCCTGTAATTCCTTGATGTACAGCATTTACAAGATGCTTCCTAATGACACCGACCTGACGGTTTTCAGGGAGAATGGAAAAATCCAGGGCTTTAATTTCGCTTTTATTGATGATCATTTTAATTACCATACGCAGCAGGATGATTTGCAACACCTTAATCCTGCGTCATTGGCGCACCACGGAAGTTACCTGATGCCTTTGATGAAACATTTCTCGGATGCTGACTTGGCATCGCTGGACACTCCAGATGATTCGGTGTATTTTAACATTCCTTATGGATTTATCAATTATCCGTTTTCCTGGAACTTTCCTTTATTCATCATATCGATAGTAATTTTTTGTGGGCTTTTGTTTGTCGGTTTCGGCAAAAGGGTTTTGAATGGAAAAGACATCGGGAGGGGATTTTTAGTGTTTTCAGGTGCGGTTTTCGTTGCGGGAATTTTGGCATTTTTGGGTTGGAGGGCCATATTGGCAGCCTATCCGCAATACACGGACATCCAACAGGGATTTACCTATAATGGCCATGATTACATTGCTGCTTTTATTATGCTGGGACTGGCTGCGGCGTTGTGGTTTTATCGCCGTAATATCCCTGAAATGCAAACAATGAACTATGCCGTTGCTCCTATTTTACTATGGATTTTGATCAATGGCGGCATCGCCTCTTTTTTACCAGGCGCGGGTTTCTTCATTATCCCAACTTTGGCGGCATTGATCGGGTTCGCTTATTTTATCGTTACACAAAAAACGTCGCAATTCCTGAATGTGCTATTAGCCATTCCCGCTCTGGCATTGGTTGCCCCATTTTTATTGGCTTTGCCAGTAGGTTTGGGATTAAAGATGTTGTATGGGGTGGTGGCATTGGCGGTTTTGGTTTTCGGGCTGATGTTGCCCGTATTTGGGACAATGGCTGCAAAAGGCCGATGGGTCGTTGTGTTTTTATTGGGCTCGATTGGATTTATGCTGCATGCGCATATGCATTCCGGTTTCGAACCTGGCAAGGCGAAACCGAACAGCCTGCTGTACTATTATGATGCGGAAAAGCAAAAAGCATACTGGACGACTTATGACAACAAACCTGATGAATGGACAAAACTGTACTTGGGCGACCATCCTAAAAAAGCGACACTGTTGAATAAGGACAAGCTGTACAGCAAATATGATTCTGATTTCAGTTGGTGTGCCGAAGCGCCATTGAAGGATTTGGCTGCGCCGCAGATTGATTTTATAAAAGATACCATTATTGGGAATTTCAGATATTTTAATATCAAAATCACGCCGAACAGGAAAGTGAACCGCTATGATATTTTTGCCGCGGAAAAAATGAAACTTTACAACCTCAAAGCTAACGGAATTGCACATTTGAATCAAAAAGGATCTTTGTACAAGCGAAAAGGAAAAAGGATTTTATCGTATTATGTCGTTGATAATGAGCCTTTGGAAATGGCATTTGCTGTCGACAGGAATACGGTTTTTGATATGAGCCTGCTGGAATCCTCTTTTGACTTATTGGAAAATCCAATGTTCAGTATTGCGAAAAGGCCTCTTTCGACAATGCCATCTCCGTTTGTATTGAATGATGCCGTTGCTGTGAGGATGAAAATAAAAGCAAGCCCGAGACGTCCGGAAATTATTGCGCCGCCAATAGAAAACATCAGGAGCAATGCGGAAAATTAG
- a CDS encoding chloramphenicol acetyltransferase, which produces MKQYLDLDSWPRAAHFEFFRKFDEPFFGAVVDIDCTKAYTISKEHGDSFFLYYLHKTLSAVNAIEAFRYRIEDEKVIIHETIHGSATISRDDGSFGFSLIAFHVDFDVFSQNALVEINRVKNTPGLFTRSFDEDSLIHFSALPWVKFTSLSHARSFSFPDSCPKISFGKVTTDQNGTKTMPMSVHVHHGLMDGLHVGQFIEYFQELMNI; this is translated from the coding sequence ATGAAGCAATATCTTGACCTTGATTCATGGCCCAGGGCAGCCCATTTCGAATTCTTCCGCAAATTTGACGAGCCTTTTTTTGGTGCCGTCGTGGATATCGATTGCACCAAAGCCTATACAATAAGCAAAGAACATGGTGATTCATTTTTTCTTTACTACCTGCACAAAACCTTGAGTGCAGTGAATGCCATTGAAGCTTTTAGGTACAGGATCGAAGATGAAAAAGTCATCATTCATGAAACCATCCATGGATCGGCGACCATTTCGCGTGATGATGGTTCATTCGGATTTTCATTGATTGCTTTTCATGTGGATTTCGATGTGTTTTCACAAAATGCTTTGGTGGAAATTAACCGTGTCAAAAACACCCCCGGACTTTTCACCAGATCCTTTGACGAAGACAGCCTGATTCATTTTTCAGCGTTGCCCTGGGTTAAATTCACGTCTTTGTCACATGCCCGGAGCTTTTCATTTCCTGATAGTTGCCCGAAAATTTCTTTTGGAAAAGTGACAACTGACCAAAACGGGACAAAAACAATGCCCATGTCAGTTCATGTACACCACGGCTTGATGGATGGGCTACATGTGGGTCAATTTATTGAGTATTTTCAGGAGCTGATGAATATATAA
- the metG gene encoding methionine--tRNA ligase — MIQNPKRYTVTAALPYTNGPIHIGHLAGVYVPSDIYSRYLRIQGKDVAFICGSDEHGVAISMKAKKEGITPQEVIDKYDGIIRKSFADFGISFDNYSRTSSKVHHETASAFFRKLYDNSQFIEEVTEQLYDAKAEQFLADRFVTGTCPKCGNEEAYGDQCERCGSTLNATDLINPKSTITGETPVLKETKHWFLPLDQYDTFLKEWILKDHAKDWKTNVLGQVKSWLDDGLKPRAVTRDLDWGIPVPVEGAEGKVLYVWFDAPIGYISSTKEWAEREGKDWEPYWKSADTKLVHFIGKDNIVFHCVIFPAMLKAEGSFILPDNVPANEFLNLEGNKLSTSKNWAVWLHEYLEDFPDKQDVLRYALTSNAPETKDNDFTWKDFQARNNNELVAVLGNFINRVVVLTHKYYNGIVPEPNDFTEIDEQTLTEMRAYPAVISSSVERYRFREALGEVMNVARLGNKYLADEEPWKMVKENPERVKTQMFVALQIATALAVLAEPFLPFTSEKLKRMLGIHVSPEEVNDWEEVAKPQTILSPGTLLGAAELLFAKIEDDEIQKQVDKLEATKTANKAENKKVEAQKELIQYEDFAKMDLRVGTILEAEKMPKANKLLILKIDTGIDIRTIVSGIAESFSPEEVIGKKVTVLVNLAPRNLRGTESQGMILMTNNAEGKLVFVNPDTDGVGNGETIN, encoded by the coding sequence ATGATACAAAATCCAAAAAGATACACGGTTACGGCCGCTTTACCTTATACAAATGGCCCCATCCACATCGGGCACCTCGCAGGCGTTTATGTGCCTTCCGATATTTATTCGCGTTACCTGCGCATCCAGGGAAAGGATGTGGCGTTTATCTGCGGAAGCGATGAACACGGCGTGGCGATATCGATGAAAGCCAAAAAAGAAGGCATTACGCCGCAGGAAGTCATCGATAAATATGACGGCATCATCCGTAAATCCTTTGCCGATTTTGGAATTTCGTTTGACAATTATTCGCGCACTTCATCCAAGGTACATCATGAAACGGCTTCGGCATTTTTCAGGAAACTGTATGATAACAGCCAGTTTATTGAAGAAGTTACCGAACAATTATATGATGCCAAAGCCGAACAGTTCCTTGCCGATCGTTTCGTAACCGGAACCTGCCCTAAATGCGGGAATGAGGAAGCGTATGGCGACCAGTGCGAACGTTGCGGATCGACCCTGAACGCTACCGATTTAATTAACCCAAAATCTACTATTACCGGTGAAACGCCTGTTTTGAAGGAAACCAAACATTGGTTTTTGCCTTTAGATCAGTACGATACGTTCCTGAAAGAATGGATTCTTAAAGACCACGCTAAGGACTGGAAAACCAACGTTTTAGGTCAGGTAAAAAGCTGGCTTGACGATGGCCTGAAACCACGTGCCGTAACGCGCGACCTCGATTGGGGTATTCCGGTTCCTGTGGAAGGCGCTGAAGGAAAAGTTTTATACGTATGGTTTGACGCCCCGATCGGTTACATTTCTTCGACCAAGGAATGGGCAGAACGTGAAGGAAAAGACTGGGAACCATACTGGAAAAGCGCCGACACGAAACTGGTACATTTTATCGGAAAAGACAATATCGTGTTCCATTGTGTGATTTTTCCAGCCATGCTTAAAGCAGAAGGGTCTTTTATTTTACCTGACAACGTTCCTGCTAATGAATTCCTGAACCTCGAAGGCAACAAGTTATCAACGTCCAAAAACTGGGCAGTGTGGCTGCATGAATACCTTGAAGACTTTCCGGACAAGCAGGATGTATTGCGTTATGCACTAACGTCAAATGCTCCGGAAACCAAGGACAATGATTTTACCTGGAAGGATTTCCAGGCACGCAATAACAACGAATTGGTTGCTGTTCTTGGGAATTTCATCAACCGCGTTGTGGTCTTGACACATAAATATTATAACGGAATCGTTCCTGAACCAAATGATTTTACCGAAATCGACGAACAGACATTAACCGAAATGCGTGCTTACCCGGCAGTCATTTCAAGTTCTGTGGAGCGCTACCGTTTCAGGGAAGCGCTGGGCGAAGTAATGAATGTGGCGCGCCTCGGCAATAAATACCTGGCTGATGAAGAGCCATGGAAAATGGTGAAAGAAAATCCAGAACGGGTAAAAACACAAATGTTCGTCGCACTGCAGATTGCCACTGCTTTGGCCGTCCTGGCTGAACCATTCTTACCGTTCACTTCTGAAAAACTGAAACGCATGCTGGGCATACATGTAAGTCCGGAAGAAGTAAACGACTGGGAAGAGGTGGCCAAACCGCAAACGATACTTTCACCAGGAACACTACTAGGTGCAGCGGAATTGCTTTTTGCAAAAATAGAAGATGACGAAATCCAAAAACAGGTTGACAAACTTGAGGCAACAAAAACCGCGAATAAAGCTGAAAACAAAAAAGTGGAAGCACAGAAAGAATTAATCCAATATGAGGATTTTGCAAAAATGGATTTGCGTGTCGGAACCATTTTAGAAGCCGAGAAAATGCCTAAAGCAAACAAACTGCTGATTTTAAAAATCGACACCGGCATTGACATCAGGACAATCGTTTCGGGTATAGCCGAAAGTTTTTCTCCCGAAGAAGTCATTGGCAAGAAGGTAACTGTTCTTGTGAATCTTGCCCCAAGGAACCTGCGCGGCACGGAAAGCCAGGGCATGATCCTGATGACAAACAATGCTGAAGGCAAACTGGTTTTTGTGAATCCGGATACCGATGGTGTTGGGAATGGTGAAACTATAAATTAA
- a CDS encoding PorP/SprF family type IX secretion system membrane protein → MKKIQLAALLFLLALIDASAQQDPHYTQYMYNMNVMNPAYAGSKENLSFGLLYRKQWVNVDGAPSTFSFSGSTPVGKNVGVGLSLISDEIGPVKEQNAYGDFSYTLNLGGEHRLALGLKAGATFQRIGLNSEIAPSLPDLDDDAFREDTNNVYLNVGAGFFYYTDRYYVAFSVPNMLKANHLDYNGIKYGTETQHYFLTGGYVFQINPDLKLKPFAMLKSAFNSPSSLDLSLNALFIEKFEIGATYRVDDSFGGMVNYAITPNLRIGYAYDHIISDLKTVTTSSHEIILLFDLNFPKKVSRSPRYF, encoded by the coding sequence ATGAAGAAAATACAATTAGCCGCCTTATTATTCCTGCTTGCCCTGATTGACGCAAGTGCGCAGCAGGATCCCCACTACACGCAGTATATGTATAACATGAACGTCATGAACCCTGCTTATGCGGGCTCGAAGGAGAACCTTTCCTTCGGACTTTTATACCGCAAGCAATGGGTCAATGTTGACGGCGCACCATCGACGTTTTCGTTTTCAGGATCTACGCCTGTGGGCAAGAATGTGGGCGTGGGCCTCTCGCTGATCTCCGATGAGATCGGTCCGGTGAAGGAGCAGAACGCCTATGGTGATTTTTCCTACACGCTGAACCTTGGCGGGGAACACCGCCTGGCCTTAGGTCTTAAGGCAGGGGCCACCTTCCAGAGGATCGGGCTCAACAGCGAGATCGCACCGAGCCTTCCGGACCTTGACGACGACGCTTTCCGCGAAGACACCAACAACGTCTACCTGAATGTCGGTGCCGGATTCTTTTACTACACAGACCGTTACTACGTAGCCTTTTCGGTCCCGAACATGCTTAAGGCGAACCATCTGGACTACAACGGGATCAAATACGGTACCGAGACGCAGCATTACTTCCTTACGGGAGGTTACGTATTCCAGATCAATCCTGATTTGAAGCTGAAGCCATTCGCGATGCTGAAATCGGCTTTCAACTCTCCGAGTTCGCTGGACTTATCGCTTAACGCATTGTTCATCGAGAAGTTTGAGATCGGTGCCACCTACCGCGTGGACGACAGTTTCGGAGGTATGGTGAACTATGCCATCACGCCGAACCTGAGGATTGGTTATGCCTATGACCACATCATTTCAGATCTGAAGACGGTGACGACCTCCTCACACGAGATCATCCTGCTTTTCGATTTGAACTTCCCGAAAAAGGTATCACGTTCACCAAGATATTTCTAA
- a CDS encoding single-stranded DNA-binding protein, with protein sequence MNTLRNKVQLIGHAGGDPEITEFAEGRKKAILTLATHETYKNDKGEKVEETQWHRIIAWGKIAALIEKYVPKGKEIAVEGKLTHRSYDDKNGEKRYITEVVVNELLLLGK encoded by the coding sequence ATGAACACATTAAGGAACAAAGTACAATTGATCGGGCATGCCGGAGGCGACCCGGAAATAACGGAATTCGCAGAAGGCAGGAAAAAAGCCATCCTGACGCTGGCGACCCATGAAACATACAAGAATGATAAAGGTGAAAAAGTCGAGGAAACCCAATGGCACCGGATCATTGCGTGGGGAAAGATTGCGGCTTTAATAGAAAAATATGTCCCGAAAGGCAAAGAAATCGCAGTCGAAGGAAAACTAACGCACCGGAGTTATGATGATAAAAACGGCGAAAAGCGTTACATCACGGAAGTAGTTGTGAACGAATTACTCTTACTGGGAAAATAA
- a CDS encoding S66 peptidase family protein, which yields MITPEFLKKGDTVGILATARKIELATLQPGIKLLESWGLHVAIGKTIGKEDHQLAGADWLRATDFQDMMDNPAIKAIWAGKGGYGTVRIIDRLDFTKFKKNPKWVIGFSDMTVLHSHINNMGIETMHALMTMNAKTATPEAIESLRKALFGEKLEYTLPSHAYNKTGKASGELVGGNLSVLYSILGSKSEVDYKGKILFIEDLDEYLYHIDRMMMNLKRNGYFDGLKAVIVGGMTEMKDNDIPWGKDALQIIQDILKDYKIPVIYNFPAGHIKDNHAMIFGKTVSVDVSEKGSKVNFE from the coding sequence ATGATTACACCTGAATTCTTAAAGAAAGGCGATACGGTAGGCATTTTGGCTACCGCCAGGAAAATTGAACTCGCCACGCTGCAACCCGGAATCAAATTGCTTGAAAGCTGGGGATTGCATGTTGCGATCGGGAAAACGATCGGGAAGGAAGACCATCAGCTCGCCGGTGCCGACTGGCTGCGAGCCACCGATTTCCAGGACATGATGGACAACCCGGCCATAAAAGCCATCTGGGCAGGAAAAGGCGGATATGGGACAGTAAGGATTATCGACAGGCTTGATTTTACAAAATTTAAGAAAAATCCGAAATGGGTCATTGGCTTCAGCGACATGACGGTTTTACACAGCCACATCAACAACATGGGCATCGAAACGATGCACGCACTGATGACAATGAATGCCAAAACGGCCACGCCTGAAGCAATCGAATCTTTGCGTAAGGCACTGTTCGGGGAAAAGCTTGAATACACTTTGCCGTCACATGCTTACAACAAAACAGGAAAAGCTTCAGGGGAGCTAGTCGGCGGAAACCTGTCTGTATTATACAGTATTTTAGGCTCAAAATCAGAAGTGGATTACAAAGGGAAAATCCTTTTCATCGAAGACCTGGACGAATATCTATACCACATCGACCGCATGATGATGAACCTGAAGCGCAACGGCTACTTTGACGGACTGAAAGCCGTAATCGTAGGCGGCATGACCGAAATGAAGGACAATGACATCCCGTGGGGGAAAGATGCGCTGCAGATTATCCAGGATATCCTTAAGGATTATAAAATTCCGGTGATTTATAATTTCCCGGCAGGGCACATCAAAGACAATCATGCGATGATTTTTGGAAAAACGGTTTCCGTCGATGTGTCCGAAAAAGGTTCAAAAGTCAACTTCGAATAA
- a CDS encoding OmpA family protein — MKKLYIVLILAFAANVISAQNKDTQKADKLFAQLEYVDAVKEYLDLVNKGKADNYVYKQLADSYYNMFNTAEAAKWYAKVVTEPQDAETYYKYAQMLKANGKYEESNKQMKVFASKMPNDQRAKTFMENPDYLPKLLDKQKAFNVKTTAINSEKSEFGAVLANDNNVYFTSTRNKSKRTDGWNDEPYLDIYYVSYNAADGTFGKVEELTELNTKWHEGPVTITADGNTMYFARDSQADNNFVKDKKLKTKFGVVNIYKATKQDGKWGNLISLPFNSKAYSTSGPSISKDGKTLYFSSDMPGTMGQSDIWKVSVNGDDSYGTPENLGKKVNTEGNEQFPYITDDNVLYFSSSGKQGLGGLDVFSIDLNKTGQDGEAKNIGKPVNSEKDDFSFTFSTSKNIGFFSSNRSGTDDIFIADPVCSVEATSVVTDAKTGQPIEGARVAILDAKKNIIETRSTTANGEVMYVVECNKEYSIQASKEGYDSAVFPIAKSKGGKVKVDAPLNPIDVIVTEKEVILKDVNFEYNMANITQEGAFELDKLIQVMKSSPEMVIFVKSHTDNRGKDAYNMDLSDRRAKATVQYVISKGIDASRISGKGYGESEPKIDCKENCTEEQHALNRRSEFLIVKK, encoded by the coding sequence ATGAAAAAATTATATATAGTATTGATTTTAGCTTTTGCTGCCAATGTAATATCGGCACAAAACAAGGATACGCAGAAGGCCGACAAGCTTTTTGCCCAATTAGAGTATGTGGATGCGGTTAAGGAATACCTGGACCTTGTCAATAAAGGAAAAGCAGATAATTATGTTTACAAGCAATTGGCTGACTCGTATTACAATATGTTCAACACAGCCGAAGCTGCCAAATGGTATGCCAAAGTAGTGACTGAGCCACAAGATGCAGAGACCTATTACAAGTATGCGCAAATGCTGAAGGCAAATGGCAAGTATGAGGAGTCAAATAAGCAAATGAAAGTGTTTGCTTCAAAAATGCCAAACGATCAAAGGGCAAAGACTTTTATGGAAAATCCGGATTACCTTCCTAAGCTCCTTGACAAACAAAAAGCTTTCAACGTAAAGACGACTGCCATCAATAGTGAAAAATCTGAATTCGGTGCAGTATTGGCCAATGATAACAATGTTTACTTTACCAGTACCCGCAATAAATCCAAAAGGACAGACGGCTGGAATGACGAGCCATACCTTGACATCTATTATGTTTCTTACAATGCCGCTGACGGTACTTTCGGAAAAGTGGAAGAGCTTACCGAATTAAACACAAAATGGCACGAAGGGCCGGTAACCATCACCGCCGACGGAAACACGATGTACTTTGCACGCGACAGCCAGGCTGACAACAACTTTGTGAAAGACAAAAAACTGAAAACAAAATTCGGTGTTGTCAATATTTACAAAGCGACAAAGCAGGATGGCAAGTGGGGCAACCTTATCTCGTTGCCTTTTAACAGCAAAGCATATTCTACAAGCGGCCCATCGATTAGTAAAGATGGCAAAACCTTGTATTTTTCTTCAGATATGCCTGGTACAATGGGTCAGTCAGATATTTGGAAAGTTTCCGTTAATGGTGATGACAGTTATGGTACTCCGGAAAATCTTGGTAAGAAAGTGAATACCGAAGGCAATGAACAATTTCCGTATATCACGGATGACAACGTACTTTATTTCTCTTCAAGCGGTAAGCAAGGTCTGGGTGGATTGGACGTATTTTCGATCGATCTGAATAAAACAGGCCAGGACGGCGAAGCTAAAAATATCGGGAAACCGGTAAATAGCGAAAAAGATGATTTTTCGTTTACTTTCAGTACTTCTAAAAACATCGGATTCTTCTCCAGTAACCGCAGCGGGACAGACGATATTTTTATTGCGGATCCGGTTTGCAGCGTAGAAGCCACTTCTGTAGTGACAGATGCTAAAACAGGACAACCGATTGAGGGTGCTCGTGTAGCGATTCTCGATGCTAAGAAAAACATCATCGAAACCAGGAGCACAACTGCCAACGGAGAAGTGATGTATGTTGTGGAATGTAACAAAGAATACAGCATACAGGCATCAAAAGAGGGTTATGACAGTGCCGTTTTCCCAATAGCAAAAAGCAAGGGTGGAAAAGTGAAAGTTGACGCACCATTGAACCCTATCGATGTTATCGTAACTGAAAAAGAAGTGATCCTTAAAGATGTCAATTTCGAATACAACATGGCCAACATCACACAGGAAGGTGCCTTTGAATTGGATAAGCTTATCCAGGTAATGAAGAGCAGCCCTGAGATGGTTATTTTCGTAAAATCGCATACTGATAACAGGGGTAAAGATGCTTACAACATGGATCTTTCAGACCGCAGGGCGAAAGCTACCGTACAGTACGTGATTTCAAAAGGCATCGATGCTTCCAGGATTTCGGGTAAAGGTTATGGTGAAAGTGAGCCTAAGATTGATTGCAAAGAGAATTGCACCGAAGAGCAACATGCACTCAACCGCCGAAGCGAATTCCTGATTGTAAAAAAATAA